The genomic region TCAATTCTGTTGTTCATGCCGAATGATAACGAAAACCTGACAAAAGGAAACATGTATGAAAATTATGACCTTCGTTCTTTGGGAATTCAAACCCTACAAAAATATTACGGTACACCCTAGCAATTACTAGAGGAAATTCCTCCATAGGCTAGCTGACCCGCCAGCCAGCTCTTTTACATTCTACGATATCTTACAAAACATACATGAACATAGGGTTCCTGTAGTTTTTGGGTCAGCCATAACCGGATGCTCTGTTCTCCGAAACTTACTCAAAATCGGTCATGTCATCGAAAGAGTTAACATTCAAACTGTCAAAGTCCTTCCCCTGCGCCCTCAGAACCTGAGTAAGTTCGGTCTTGTAAGTCTCGGCCTCTTCCATGGACATGATAGACATGTCTTTGAGGTCCGCAGGAAGACCCAAGGCAAGTCGACGAGCTTCCTGGCGCCTGTTGAGTAGCTTGAGGTAAATGCCCATTGAGAcgacgaggatgaggaggatacACCAGCAGGCAATGTCGACGTAAAGACCAGTGTGGTAGTGGGGCGCCCTGAGATAGTAGATCAGATAAATGCCTAGCaggatgaagaatgaaaagaTCACTCACTCTCGTTTAAGGTAGACTTGAGGACCGACGATCTTTTTTGAGGATTAGTTTCCTATCGTAGCGAGTATTGTGAAAAGTGCCCACTTACATTGCCGACAGTAAGAGCGCCAAACATAGTAGCGGTAGTGAGGACTCGCTTGGTGGTACCAGCAGAGTTTAAGTTACACCAACTGATCAACAATGGCTCTGTTTGCACATCAGCTCAGATGTAACTTTGTGCAGTGGTGCCGTCATCACCTACGAAGGGCAGCGAAGAGGTAAGCAACATAATAACTGGCCATGAGTCCACTAGTCTTGGTGCTGGGCACTTGGGTCAACGCAATGCCACCGGCAATAGGGAAGACGCAGACAGTACTATGAGCTCTTGGTCAGCCCCTTATCTGTATGTAGTCTCTGTCAACAAGTAAAACTTACGCAATGACGGGCCAACGGAGTTTAATCTTGTTTGTCACATAAATGGAAACCAAGAGAGTAATGATACCGATAGCACCGGGAGGCATTTGGAGCAAGATGGTGGTGAACGTGTCAAAGCCAAAACCCTTACCTGAATGTCAGATTGTTGAAATACGAAGCACGCACTGAAGTACTTACCTTGGTGATAAGACCTCCGAAAGCTCCAATACCGCCAGAGGGACAAGCGCAGCAGAACCACATTGCCGCCCACATGTATGTCTTTGGGTCCTTGTAAGTCTCCCAGAATTGATCCCACTTGAACGTGGAAGCCTACGAGCAATGTCAGTAACTCCGAATGCAAATATCTGGGAGAGTATATACCTTTGTACCAGTGTTGTTCTCAGCAAGCCGGTCAATGGCAATGAGTCGGTCGTTACCTTTCTTCAAAAATCGAGCAGTAGTGGGGGAGTTGGGAAGCAAGAACCAGACAATGGGCACAAGAACCAAGCTGAAGCCACCcatgaagaggaagatacCCTGGTAAGCCCTGATCTTGTCTGAGCCATCGCAAGCTTTGCCGACAGCATAAGAAAGCAAAGGACCGAAAATGGCGGCAAAAGAGTTGGCGATCTGAAAAAATGAGTTAGTAAATAGATAGCGAGATGTATCGCTAGGTACTTACTTGGTAGGCTATGGTTCGGTAAGATTGCTCTCGTCGAACCCACCACATTTGCGTGATGAGAATGAAAGAAGGCAAGATAGTGGCTTCAAAGATACCCAAAAACATACGAGCCAAAAGAAGGCCGGTAAAGTTCGTTGCGGCAGCTGTGCACATGGTAACGATACTCCCTACAACACGGGTTTAGCTGCATGTCTGATAAATCACTGACTTACATGCAGCCATGTTGAACATAACCCAGTATTTAACTGGGAAGACAATCAGGGCATAGGAAGACAAAGGCTGGCATACAAGTTGTGCGCAGTAGCTATATTGTTTGTCAGTCCTGTTCATAACGGTGTCCTAATTTGGGCTTACACTACACTGGAAAGCCAACTGTACTGAGTGCCAACCAAGTTGGCCTCTACTTGCAAATTGAAAACTGCAGCGTAACTAACACTTGCTTTGTCGAGCTGCGAGATGTTCGAGTAAGATTCCGCGGTAACAGTATTTGACAAATAACCTACCTGTTGAATGAAGTAAACCAGGCACATGGGTAGACAGACGTAGAAATCAATTAGACGCAGGACCCTCTTGTTTTCTGCATGTGTGTACTCGACATGACCACCGGCTTCTTCCAAAAGCTTTGCGGCATCATCGAGCTGAGTGTTGGCGGTGCGCTTCGTACGACCTCTCTCCAGGTCATCACGAGTGACGGCATGGGAGACTTCGATGTGCTCCGTGAACGccttctcgtcctccaGAGATGAGTCGAATTTCTTGAGTTCAGAAGTCATGGTTAGCTAGTGACTGCTTGAGGTCTGAAAAGCTCCATGTCTTTTCGCCATTAGCTCACTTATTATATACATCTCTACCCGACAACGATGACTCTTTTCGAAGACATCAGATAAACCGAGCCGCTGGGTCGGTCATCCCGACATAGAATGTTTCCGAAACGTACTCCAACGGCCCGTACCTGTGTTCATATCggtgaaaaaaaaggacgATTGAATGATattcctttcttttccctcaGCCTTTCCACTGCCCGTCGTGTCGTTCCTGCATCAATACACTTTCTACTAGTGTCGCAAAACAAAAGGAGACCCTCTAGGGCCGCTTCGGGATTGGAGAAATAAATTGAGCCCCACGGGGTTTATTATGCCTTGTCCCCTTGACAGTAATCATTTCTTCACACACGATGGTGATGGATGATGGGCAAGGACCAAACATGTTGCGAAATGTGAGTGCTATTCGGACGCCGATACGCCGGTCACCGTAGCCCTTTCGTCAAGGACCATGCTTGCTAGCAAGGTCTCCCCACCTTGTCATACACTGCTATTAAGAAAGCGTCGACGCCCGGTTGTCAATTAATCTGAGACGTGAACTCGTGACCACCGTTCTGTTTTGTTCAGGCACTTGGAAGTGTGTTTGCGCTTTCGCCAGTCGGTCGTTTCTTAAGCCGTGCCAAAAAGCAACCATCTTCAGCCCGGTATCTCTTCTATCTTCGTAAAAGATCAAAGACTCTGACTTATTTAGGGGGTCAGGAGACATAAGTGGAGAGAAAATGCCCATTTCCATCATACAATCCTTGTTTATAGAACTTGCATATAACTCCGTCTTCTGTTCTCTCGGTCGGTCAGTTCTGGTCGAGATTAGGAAAGTAGAGTTGTGATGTCATCAGTTACAATTAATCATTCCCGTATACAATGGCTACCGAAGTAACATTGCAATAACCGCAGTTCCTATTAGTTCCGCAGTGGCGAATATAGTGACCGCGCGGTTGTCCGCTCGGCATTTATGGATGGCGAAAGTTCAGCGGACAGCACCGCTGTCCTTAATCATTATGGCAATTGCTGACATTACCTCAAGTAAAGACTAACCGACTCGGTTGATACCCGACTGGGTCGATATTATCTTGCCAGACCGACTTACAACAGTTTAACCGGTTCCGTTCAAAGAAAAATATCCGATATCGGCCAGGTGGATCGGCCAAATGGGCGTTAATAGCCAGAGTATTGCTCGTGATCGTTCGCCAGAAGAGATTATTACGGTAGACAATCCGGCGTCCGGCGCCGAAGGCTGTATAGCTGTAGACGGTAGTAATTTATATCCGTGCAGTACGTAGTGTATGATATGCAAAGCTTTGGTTCTGATAACTGACAACATGGTGAATGTTCGATACTCCAAATGATGGATACTACAACGTCTCCTCTAGCATCTTCCGATTCTTGACTCTACCCACCTactcctcctcatcctctcctaGTACACCCACACTCTTAAcctctcctccagctgcATACACCGTCGTCTCATTCGCAGCTCCCCCCTCAACATATCCTTCTACCAGATTGAATATGTCGGAATGACTTTTACTTCTTATTCTTGTCGTTGGGCGAGGCTGGAAAGAAAGTGTGCCCGAACGAAGTCGTTTCCGCGCAAAGGCTGATGAAGTTGGAGAGGCAGGGTAAGATGTATCTTGTCCGTATacgaaggaagagggggaaaTGAGGAGAGAACTGGTTGTGGGACGTCGACGACGCGTTGATGATAGTGGGTTGGGAGGTGGGGAGAGGGCAAAGGCCATAGGCACGGTTGTTTGCACTCGAcgaaggcgaggaagagtaTGTGGCTGCGATGACTGGGATTGATCTTGTTGTACATCCAAGAATGGGTCGGAATGACGTGGAGGTGTACGGGGTTCTCTGGGAAAGGCGATAGACGGTGAGGAAAGTCGACTGTTTGTAGGCGTCGGTGAGCCAGAGTCAGAGTCAGAATCCAACTTTGCAAGTGAGTCCGTATCAACGGTAGGTCGCTCGTTGATAGACCTCCTTGAGAAATCTTTCTTGGATGTCGACGCCTGTTGCCTCGACAGATCTTGAGTCGCATCGATCTCTTCAGACATGACCTCTGTCCTCCCACTTCGTACACCAATCTCTTGGCCATCCTTGGCAACAACTCGATTGCCCTTCCCaatttcctcttccatacTTTCTGTCACATCCACATCGAGGGCTCCAACCTCTTGCTGATCCTTATCCATACCTGCAGCTTGTCTCTGTTCCTTCTCTATCTTTGGCAACGTTGTCCTAACCCATACGCCGACGTTGTTGATTGCCGTCATCGTAGCAGGTAAGAACGAGAACATTTGGAAAACATGCACCATATCTTCGTATAGCTCATGTGTGACGTTGACTCCTGCAAGAGTAGCTTTGTGTGCGACGAGCGTGATTTCATCTCGGAGGACTTCAGAGTCGCCAGATTGGATGAGCATGGGGGGTAAGCCGTGGAAATCACCAAATAGCGGTGAAGCGTAAGGATGTGTGAGGTAGGTGGCAATGCCTTCGGGACCGAGGTAACATCCCACGGGGTTAAGATGATCTAATACGAGTCAGCCTCCCTGCTGCATTTCATCGGAGGGATGGAAAATGACTTACCATCAGTCTCGGGACGGGGCACTACGTCCGAGTCTGCATTCTCATCCCAACTCCCACAGCTCATCGTCAAATCCACCCAGGGGCTCATTAATACTAGACCTGCTGGAAGTCTGTATCCTTCGTCACGAAGGTACATGCATAGCGCCAAACTAAGGCCTCCGCCTGCAGAGTCGCCTGCGATGATGATATTCTCTGGAGGTATGGAGAGGGGAGGAGATAAGAGTCGCAAGTAGCCTAAAAGAACGTCGTGAagggggagagggaaaacATGCTCTGGTGCAAGGCGATATGTTATGGCTGTATCCTGAAGTTAGAGAGAGGTTGTGTACTTGTACGAGCGACGTACCAAACACTCGGGCATTGCAAGATTTGCTCACGCCAATGGTGACAAGCCTGTGGGTAGCAGCATTCCCCACATAATAAGCCCCGCCATGCACATAGTAGATTACTCTTTCGCTTGCCTTCCCCTTTTGCTTCAGAGCTTCAGGCTCAATCTCTACTTTCGTCTGTTTCGAGCTTTCTTCGTTTGGCGAGAGATTGTATCCGGGGGATGCACGTTGTTTCTTCTGTCTCGCCCTCTTTTCCGCTCTCAGCCTCTTCCACACCTCAGTGCCGACAACCCACTCCCCGGAAAGCTGACGGCTTCCCGTCTCTGCGACATCCAGGTCCCGCAAGAAGCCCCTAGCAACCTGTTCTGCCTTTCTTGGGGGCACAGTGAAGGTGACAGGAGTTACAACCGCATCTCCCGGCAAAGGCACTAAAAAGTGCAGTGAAATAAATCTCCTAATGAGCGCAATGTCCGCCAAACTTGAATGATCTGCGATATTCCGCATGAAGGACGTGATGAAGGTCATTCGATATCCCCAGCTCGGTCGCTTAGGCCCGAAGAGAAAATGGGAGATCAAGGCAAGCGCAATGTGTATGCCTTTCGCGAACACAAAGCGAATGAACAGCCACCATGTTGGTAAAGTCCAAAGAAGGGGGCTTGCAGATGTAGGTGGCGGCAGGCGTTGGCGAAGTTTTGGATCGACTCGAGAcgatggaggaagaggggacGGGGTACGTAAGGGGTGAGATGTGGTATATGTCTCGAGGagatgacgaagaggaagaggtcgTGACGTAGGAAGGGTAGAGGATGGCATGCTTTAAGTTGTTTAACCCTTTGCTTAAGGGTTATTATTATACCGTTGTGGTCGATCTTTTTTCGATTATGTTGATTAACAGAAGGCAGGCTGCTTGAGATGCCAACCACGCGGGCGACTGGCGCCGAAATCTTCAACGTTGGCGTTTGAGACAGGGACAGAGAGATTGGGAAGGACTGGGAGTATGTAGACGAAAAGAGAAACTGAGGAAAGTAAAGCTATGCCGAACTTTTGTAGAATGTTGGAGACGGACGTaaaaaagaagacgaaCTAAAATGACTCGCTGTCGTCATATAAACAACCGGCATGCGGACGAATGCCCGATTGAAATAGCGTACTCGTGGGGGACTTGTGAGTGTCACGCTCTTGTGCTGGCTACTACATTAATCAATTCTCGCAGAAATTTAGTCAAGAACTTGCGACTCAGCTAGACGGTCAGTTCACTGCTGCATCTTGACCCACGATCAGGTCGTTTTTATTGTCTGATGATTTGGTCGTCCAGACATCATCCTTTACAGAtaagaagggaagagtaTTATTCGCTCTGTAATTATATGAGCGAGGTGATCATCGCAGTACTTCTCGTCAAGACTGAGCTCGTGTTAGATCACTACACAGCAGGATAACTCATACAGGAAGACCATGCCCTTCTCCCCCATGCATCTATTCACTgattgctgctgctggcaCTTTGAAAACACCGACGTCTGACGTGTCCATGGTTTATAAATAATCATAATCATAATACTAACACCGGGGATCGCGTCCGGTGGGTCACCGCAAGTCATCGCCCTACGCGCGTCATTTTGATTTTATAAATCATCcctttatcttcttcatcggGTACATCCATATCTTCCAACACCTTACTTCCAGCCAAGATATACTCACCGAGATGATGCTTGGAGGCGCTCCTAAATGCGAGAGCTGTAACAAGACAGCTTATCATGCCGAACAAGTCATGGGGCCAGGCCGGAAGGTTCGTAATCCGACTCCTGAGCAGTTTTACACTGACCATGAGTAGATTTATCATAAGCTATGTCTGAAATGTCTAAACTGCGGTAAAAGACTAGATTCTGGTAGCCTTGTTGAGCACGATTCTCAGGTAGGTTCACATGAGTGCTCATCACAGGGCTTCGGAAAGATGACCGAGATAAGCTGATCTCTTTATCATGTCAGCCGTACTGTCAGAGATGTCATGTTGTCTTGTTTGGAACAAGAGGTAAGCAAACATGATCTATCCATGGAACCACCTAACGTCTTCCAGACCTTCGACATGCAAACGTTCTTCCCTCCATCCCCTCAACACCACCTAAATCAacccctcctccatctGTCATGACTCCTTCATATCACCGCCCTGCCTCTCTCGCAGCCTCCTATTCCCCTCGTCCTCTACCTCCTACAACAGAATTCTAccaccctcctccactACGTTCTACACCACCTCCCGAACCAGCAACTCCAACCGACCCCACCATCCCCATTACTAAGCCCAATTTCAGAGAACAAAGACCGATCAGCGTATCCTTTGCTGGAGGTGCAAAAGCACTAGACGATAGAGGGTTACTGAAGAAAGGGGAGAGCCCAAGGAGTAAGGTGGGAGGGAGGATAATAGGGAATGATATGTGTGGAGGGTGCGGAAAGAGGGTTTATGCAGCGGAGCAGGTAAGCGCTGAGGCTTATTCAAGGTAATGTCAAGGATAAAGGGGGGCTAACCGTATTCGTAGGTATTTTCCGTCGGGAATAAATGGCACAGATGGTGCTTGAAGTGTAATAAGTGCAAAACGACATTAGATCCGTCAAAAGTATCTGATAGAGACGGCGTCCCTTACTGCACGAATTGTTATGCCAAAGCAAGTATCGGTGCAGTTGGCTTACTATATATTTCTATAATTGACAAGTCTTTACAGGAATTCGGTCCCAGTGGCACTTTAAGATAACATTCTCATCGGAGAACAGCTAAGTTCTTGGTGGATCTGAAAGGTTGTCATGTTTGTTGCGATCAGCAGGATGGGGTCATGAAGTAATGAGCACATAGATGATTAGGTTAGGAAATTATTAAATGTTGTCCAGGCCCGGAGCGTGATTTACGTACCTATTATTCTTGGTTAGTAGTTCGCGGACATATTGTATGCATAATACTGCATAGTTCAGACCATTTAAATGGTTTGCACGATGGATGACCCTTCTCGCTTCTTGCCttatcttcctcctttacCTTCTGGCGCATTTACTGTACCTACCAACTCTCTTCGCCACCCCGCTTATCCTCAAACATTTGTTCCACGTACGCCTTtgattcttcttctgtcatATCCCCTGCACCTTTTTTGGAAATACACCACGCTACAGCCTCTCTCACTTCGCGTGGCATCGTATTAGATGATCTATTTCGCACCCAATCCGTACCAAAAGTAACAGTCAGCAATCCCTTTCCCGAAACCTCTTTTAGACAGCTCATTAATGAAGGTAACTGACCCAGAGATGAACAGCCACCCCTTCTTATCTACAATCCAGTCCTTTACATGCTCTTTATCCCTCTTTATTAAATGCTGCACGTAAAGTCTTTCTCTTTGGTCTCTACTCGCCGCGACTTGGATCTTGACGCCTTTTTCGCGGTGTCCGCGCCATTCGGATTCGAAAAAATAGTCTGCGGCAGATGATCGACAGCCAAAGTAAAGAGACGTATCTATttgagaggaagaaataaAAGGCATGGATTTCAATTTGTCAGATGGGTTCTCCCATCATGGGACTGGGAAAAAAGGAGGGCACTCACTTTTGGCAGCACCTTGCTTGACTCGGACCTCCACGAAAGCCCTCATAGGTGCAACACCCGTCCCCGGACCAACAAGAATGATGGGTACCTCAGGGTCAGGAAGGAACAGAGTTGGCGAAGCGATGTGTATTGGAATGCGGGTACCTGTATTCAAAGAACTTAGTAATTTGTACTGGATTAAAATATTTGAGAAAGGCACGAAGGGACGCACCGACAGGAAGTCCATTGAGCCATGATGAGCAAAGACCTTTTCTTGGGATTTTTAGATTGGTTTTGTAGTCGATCAAAGCGACGAGCAATTGGACTTTGCCTGGATGGTCCTAAGAAACGAGGATCAGAATGTGAGCATAACGTCAATCTCCAAAAATTTAGGCACTCACTTCCCATGAGCTTGCAATTGAGAACTGCCGTCTtcggagaggagggagTATCTCCAAGATATGTGATATGGGTATCCGAGTGAACCGAAAGTCTGCTAGTGTCTCAACTATCGTGCGTGACGGTCTAGTCGCGTATGTATGTATCTCATCCTGATAAATTCTCCCAGTCAGCTCATTATGGACTTTAGGTACAGATGGAATACTGACTGGATCAGCTATAAATTCGTCGAGACGCTCTCTCTCCATTTCGTTTGTGCTAAGACGTCGTAACCACTCAAAAAAGCTTTTACGAGGAGAACATCGTATGTCGAGATGATTTGTCAGCAACGAACGTAAAGTCGTCGGAGTGCCAGCGGGTGGAAGATGGGACGGGAGGGGTTGCTCTGAAGAGAGAGGTGAGAAAACGATTAATGGTGATAAAAGAGGTCGAGCGAACACACCATCAAGAAGGGACTCTACAGTAATGACTTCATCCGCTTTTGAGGTAAGTTCCATCATTTCCAGAAATTTATTCACATCATCCTCCCTGGACTGGGGCTGTAGGGAACATATTGATCCGGCAAGATAGGGTTTTCTGGCAGACATGATTTTAGCGTGGGTGAACGGATCACTTTCCCCCGAGGTTACTGTACTTACGTATCGGGGTCGTCAAACTCCAACTCTATCTCTCTTACATCTTGCCACCAATCTTTGCTCGTTATTCTGATATTCTTTTTGAGAGTAGCCCAGACCCAATCATCTGGTTTGATTCTGGAGGCTGAGGCTTTATCTCTGGCTTGATCTTCGACTCGGACGGGAGCAGGCTTGCCATTCGGAATAGGGAATGAGATTGAGAGGCGATCCAATGATAGGTCGTGTTCAACGGTTTTGGAAGTGGAAGCGGGAGAAATTTTGTATATTGGTGAAGGTAGAGCGCTGGGTTCTATAGTTTGAAAAGTTGGAGATATTAACGGCAGATAAGGTAAATAGAGGTCTAAAGTTTGCTGGAGCCATGGCAAAAAGGCGTCCTCAATACTATCTAACGTTAGCTTCGTTTCAAAAATAAGTCACTTTTCGCATACCCATTTGGCGACCTCTCATCCCCCCAAGCTGGTTCACCCATCTTCGTAGCTCCCAATTGCTCCATCCTTCGCAGTAACATCTTCCCAGCATAGCAGAAGCGCTCGTAACTGCTATCCCCGAGTCCAAAAAGTCCAAAATGAACATCCTCCAGGATATCCTCCGGTAATGATGAACGCAACATAGCCGTCCAAAGAGGGAGCATAGCCGGTGGTGGATCTCCTCTTCCGTGGGTTGAGGTGATGAGTATAAGGAGATAGGTATGTGGAAGGGCTGAAATGGGGAACTCGTCCATTGGAAGACAGGTGACAGCTCTGCCATTTGCCCTAAAAGCGCGGGCCACTCTCTCTGCTGTATCTTGAGCATTTCCAGTTTCTGAAGCGTATAATATCATGGGAATCATGGTGAATGAGGTCGTGCTCGCGTCAAACAAGGAATGGGAACATTAATATTACAAACGAAGTGTTATTGACTTGTCCGATTTTAGGACCGGCAGAACCTCCACTCGTCCTTCACCGACGGTTAATTATTATTAATATtaatgaagaag from Cryptococcus decagattii chromosome 6, complete sequence harbors:
- a CDS encoding NADPH-dependent diflavin oxidoreductase 1 is translated as MIPMILYASETGNAQDTAERVARAFRANGRAVTCLPMDEFPISALPHTYLLILITSTHGRGDPPPAMLPLWTAMLRSSLPEDILEDVHFGLFGLGDSSYERFCYAGKMLLRRMEQLGATKMGEPAWGDERSPNGIEDAFLPWLQQTLDLYLPYLPLISPTFQTIEPSALPSPIYKISPASTSKTVEHDLSLDRLSISFPIPNGKPAPVRVEDQARDKASASRIKPDDWVWATLKKNIRITSKDWWQDVREIELEFDDPDTKPYLAGSICSLQPQSREDDVNKFLEMMELTSKADEVITVESLLDEQPLPSHLPPAGTPTTLRSLLTNHLDIRCSPRKSFFEWLRRLSTNEMERERLDEFIADPDEIHTYATRPSRTIVETLADFRFTRIPISHILEILPPLRRRQFSIASSWEDHPGKVQLLVALIDYKTNLKIPRKGLCSSWLNGLPVGTRIPIHIASPTLFLPDPEVPIILVGPGTGVAPMRAFVEVRVKQGAAKNTSLYFGCRSSAADYFFESEWRGHREKGVKIQVAASRDQRERLYVQHLIKRDKEHVKDWIVDKKGWLFISGSSNTMPREVREAVAWCISKKGAGDMTEEESKAYVEQMFEDKRGGEESW